CGCACCGCCGTCTCCGTAGCACCCAAGCGGCTTCGAGGGGAAAAAGCTGGTCGTTCCGATCGCGCTGATCGCGCCGCTTTTAGCGCCTTTATAGCTCGCGCCGAAACTCTGACACCCGTCCTCTATCACGGCGATCCCTCGTCTAAGGGCGATCTCGTTGATCGCGTCGAAATCGGCGCAGTTACCGTAAAGGCTGACGGGAATAATCGCTTTGGTTTTTGGCGAGAGCGCCTTTTTGATTAAAGCGGGATCGATATTGGCGTCGCCCTCTCGAACGTCGGCGAATACAATCTTGGCTTTGCATAGCGCGATCGCCTCGGCTGTCGCCGCGAAAGTAAACGGCGAGGTAATAACTTCGTCGCCCTCTTGGATTCCTAGCGCGAGCAGAGCGAGCAGCAGCGCGTCCGTGCCGCTGGCGCAACTAATAGCGTATTTCGCGCCCGTATAACGCGCGAGGGCGTTTTCGAGCGCCTCGACCTCCTTGCCCATAATAAATTGCGCGCTTGAGAGGACGTTCGCTATCGCTTCGTCGATTTCGGTTTTATAGGCGGCGTATTGCGCCTTTAGATTGATAAACTCCATATTAAACTTTCCGTTTTGCTTGCGTGAGCATAACCAACTTGCGGTAAATTTTGACGAGATACTCGGTGTCTTTCTTGCAGTAAT
This region of Helicobacteraceae bacterium genomic DNA includes:
- a CDS encoding DegT/DnrJ/EryC1/StrS family aminotransferase — translated: MEFINLKAQYAAYKTEIDEAIANVLSSAQFIMGKEVEALENALARYTGAKYAISCASGTDALLLALLALGIQEGDEVITSPFTFAATAEAIALCKAKIVFADVREGDANIDPALIKKALSPKTKAIIPVSLYGNCADFDAINEIALRRGIAVIEDGCQSFGASYKGAKSGAISAIGTTSFFPSKPLGCYGDGGAVFTSDEALANKIARLRNHGQSRRYEHTEIGLNGRLDAVQAAILNVKLKYFNQELKTRRDLAARYDRSLGDIKRVACDQHSAIAQYTIRVSDRDRAARELGERGIPTAIHYPKPLHLQPAYAYLGYKIGDFPVAETLANEVLSLPFSAFLTDEEQNQVISAVKETCR